The genomic stretch AGAGTATCCTTCCGTTTTCACCGACTGTCTCACACAGTCGATCAATCCGGCGTAACGATTTCCATCTGCTTGAATTCGGGATTTGATCACGTCCAGAGGATAAGAGATCACCCAAGAAGCGGTGCCAGCCAGTCCTCCGGCTAACAACATGCGCGGCGTCGAAACAGGAACGTTATCCGGCATTTTGGTCAAAGCTTCGTACACGAGGAAGTAGACACCGAAACTTGGAGCTTCTCTGAGTAACGTGACGTTCAAGCCTTTGAATACGCCGCGGTATCCTTCGCGCGTGTACGCGTGTTTGAGACATTGCAGCGGACCTGAGAATCGAGCGGCGGAGGCTTGCAGTTGCATACGTGTTTTCGCTAGTTCAATGGGACTGCAAATGGGACTTTGAACAATCCCTGCTAAGGCACCAGCGGCGAAGTAGGAGGTCAACGAGGCAGGATCGGGTATGTATTTTTGGGTTTGACCGTAGACGCCAAAGATCACGGCGTTCACCAATGCCACGCCTGCCAGCGGAGACGACATACCCCGGTAAAGTCCTGCTACCTAGAACAATTAGTCGTATCGATTGGAACTCGAGAATCGTATTAAAATTTGATGATCGATCGATTTATCGTACGACGAGAATTAATTCCAATCGTATCTTAACAGTAGCTAATAGCTGTTAACAGTTTTTACTTCACTTtatgttattaaaaaatattcgtctCTGACTATTCTTGCGATCAGTGCTATCCTTCGATCGTTAGTTTCTTGATTTGTGTGTATAAAATACCGATTCTTTTGCGAGTAACGTCCGAAAGCAATCCCAGTTGCCTTTGTACTTCGGGTTGCGATAGTCTTGCGTTTGCATGTGCACTTTGATCGTGTCCAAAGGATATCCCACCACAATACCGGCGCACCCTAAAACAAATTATTTCACGCTTGTATTTCTCCCGCAACATTTTATTCTATGGTTATTGTATAGATTATTCGGCGAAACGAAGATATTTTAATCGTgaaagaaatggaagaaaaataaaaatgttcgcCATTCTTATTCTCGCCTCCCGTCACCAAGCTTTTATCCGCCGATAAAATTCAATCACATACGTTACATTTTCTTCTGCGCAAAGCTAACAAATTATCAATGAAAGCAATCGTAACGATCGTTTTTACGACGAGAATTATAATCGTTCGACACGTTGTACATCGAAGACCGTAGATTGTTTGTTATCCTCTAGTggcattatttttataattttatagtcgctcgtaaatattcattttattcgAAAGATTTTCGTCTGTTTGCAAGATTCGTTGTACACGCTTAACGTTATTCAACGACGACATCGCGTATAAGAAAAGAAATTCTTTTGCACGCGATTTCTACTCAAAAGTTTAGAAACGCGTTGTTAAATGTGATAATTCGGGACGTGAAAGTCTCCAGTCTCTTACAAAAAATTTATTCGTCGAAACAAGAGTGAGATTGGCACATAAAAATTTCGAGATTGTAGCAGCATTAAGAAAAAATGCAAATGAAATTGAACGAAGCGAATTATCTACCTCCCACGCATCCGGCGAAAAAGTCCAGGGCCATTCTCGTCTATTGCTTATCTCTACCCGTTTCTTCCACCCGTAAGGTGATCGTGAATTCTGCACGTTGTTATTTTCGTAAAATCTTTCCGTTACGTTTGTTAAGGAAGCATGGACGCAAATACAAATCGCAGATCGGCTCGTTCTCGCTATCGGATAAGTGGAATCCATGTAAGATTGATCACAGTTTTGTCGTACTCGTGCCTGCAACGTGAATTTCCGTTAAAATTCTCCCGCaacttataaataaatatacaatctTCTTCGAACAAATTTCCTGTCACGAAATCAAATTCGTTTGGATAACAACGAGCGTGTAATTTTAATCGGGAAGAATCGTTTCAAGCGATGAAACGAGAAGAAACGCGGACAAACGCGATTTCCATAATGACAAAGCTAATATCCACTTACCGAGTAGTAAAGCATCGCTACATCTCAAGTGGGCCGAACTAACGTACGTGTTGATTCGTTCTCTATAGCGTTTTGACTCGCTTAATTGGAAATTCGTTTCTATTTTAACTAGAAATCTTTGGAGAGAAGACAAGTTTCTTCCATGCTCTTGCGATCGAACACAATTTTTCACAGATACTAACGTTTCAACGAGTTTCTTGCCTTTCTTGGAGCAAAGATCATACTCGAATTATCATCATTTTGTTGCTCTACCAATATTAAAATCTTCGCTATATTACGACAGGGTTAATAACTCTCGCGCATCCCCACGTGACTTATTATCGCTAAGACACAGTATGAGGGTCAAACGTTGATAACAGCACGTCCAATCAAATTATTTGGGCGTTCGTTGGCGTCTATTGGCGTTCATATTTGGTAAACAGTTACTCGGGCTCGATTACATTGCCGCGATTTGATTATTATTAATCGTATTAAGAATGGACGAACGACGTTAAACAGCGGTAGAAGCTTCAAGAAGAGCTATTTGCTTcggaaaatttttcattttattgtattttccgATTTCGCTTAACAACGATATATCTGTGAGCGACCTTATCGTAAATTTTGTGGAACGTAACTGCTTAATTTTACACTATTTCTTCTACGAAATTGTGATTCGATTCGTAAATTTTAATGAATGAGAGAATGTAACTTTCTCTGCTCCACGTTGTCTCGATGATATCTACTGCGCGATATATCGCGCGTTTTAAAGTCGATGGAAACGAATGGCCGAGTGTTCATCTTGTATGTATTGCAACGACAAATTGCTGATCATTACAAATCATTTTTATGCGACTAGAAAGATCACGCTCCCGACTTATCATCTTTTTGCGTCTTTTATTCTCTTgatattacaataaaattaaaataaacgtttTACTTTAACTTTAGGCTGTTACATTTTTGCACGTTTACATTTTCTAGAGATTCACGAACATCCTCGGGCTATCAATATCGTGAAAAGTGGGCTCTATGTGAAAATCattatgtgacgaaatatagcGATATTAAATCACTCACAGACATTACTCGAGACGTTTCAATCTGTTCAAGCAAGACATCGTGTGTTTTGATCGTTTAAAATTCACCTTTGTTATATTGGTATTTATTCGCTGCTTTATTCTCATGatcgaatatttcatatataaacCTGTAGCGGCATCTCATTAAAACAGACCAGCTCGACGAGACACGAACCAGTCCTATCAAGACGCTCGTCTCGAGAAAATCGTGACACTATTTTAATTCTTCTCGCAGCCTCATACCGTCGATCGTGACATGTACGCGAAAGCTATTGCAAAATCTCGACCGATGTCTCAAAATGACACGTGCGATTCTTCGATCCTTGACAAGGTAAGGGAAAATTTACGAAAAGGTAACATTGAGAACAGAATGAAAATCTTAGCTTTGACGTATCGTAAGGAAGTAAATGAATTAGCACGATAACGAAGTACATAAACATTttattctgtgtatcgtcagcTTTATCCTTAAAAGATGAATTTTCTTCGGAATTTCCCCAACGTCGTTGAAACGTAAACTGAAACGAAACGGAGAAACTTCGGTAAGAAATTAATTGTCACTACGTATACACCGTAAGTGATTATAGTTCTTATCGATTTTAGTTCTTATCGATAGCaatttaataatacattttgACAATGTTCTGTTAATACGGTGAAAAATTTAACAATACATTTTTTGTCTCGCTAATTTACTTTCATTTCAAATCACCTCGACGTTCGATATAATTCTCGATTgtacattcacgaaattcgcaACCTTCGATTACAATCGCGTAATTATTTGTTGTTGAGATTTTTAATTATGCGATTATCACAATGCACTCGAGACCAGTTTCGCTCTAAATTGCGTTTTACGTTCACGGCCAATTGAGAAAACCCGTTTAAGCGAGCAAGAAAGGAAAACGCTGATACAGTTTCTGAAGTACGATTCGAATAAATCGCAAGAGAACTTGTACGTCACCTATGTTTATACGCATTGCATTGTTGTTACACTACTATCTGCATCGTCATTATGgtaatattcataataatatttattttcttaagAACAGCTAAATGTTTATAAGCCTCCCTCTTTGTAATTTAAGCTTAATCTAACATGAATCTAAACATTTGCATAAACATGCAATTATTATGTAACTGAACTATACATCATAGAAACCTTGAAGCAgctattatatatgtatatcagtATATCGTGAATTATAATACACGAATGCGCGTATTTTATTTGTCACGATACTTGATCCAGAGTAACAAAATAAGTTCgtaattcattttcatttacatGTCAATTTACATATATCGTTGAACGATTTTCACTAATTATGCAATGTCGATTATAATCCTGCTATGTAAATAATGATTCACTTTGCAACACggcgataaaatatttattacgtatatatatatatatgttagcGAGAGAACGAGTTTGCACGCTTTTTGTACAAGTTCTTTTCCAGtaaatttttcttctaacaagtaaattatataattattaacaagtacaattattatataattgtttAAGTCTGCGTGCTGGCATGCACAAATCATCGATTTGTAATCGGACATTTCCCAAAGCTCTGAGAAATTAATCATATGTGAACATCAGATTATAGATAATTCTGTTAATAACATGCTCGATTAAAAGTACAGTAATTTGTAGATACAACTACTTACCTCGTACATTCTTGttcaaatttgattatcgaTCTTTAAACGTTTCGAAAAATACACGATACGCTTTTACGGAAAAACGAAGTTGTCGAATCGCTCGTTTCAAAGTATTCTCTGCGAAACCAACTCTCCGATTTGTCCAAGAGAAATCCGAACGGCGAAAAATTACGCCATTTACTttcacttctttttcttctcctttaattttatcataaagtaacgaaaataatttccTCCATCGTCCACCAAAGTCAAACGTTGCAAGGAGGACACGTATTGTATGTTTCCTCGATCACGAAGCGACCAACAGTGATGACTGTCGACGACTTTGCATCGCATTCTTTGCATTGTTTGTCGAGCAAAAAGTTTCGTCCAGTGAAATCAGCCTTGACATCTAGCAATCCTTCGTCATGGTCAGCATGATgcaaaaataacgaaaaattgCACTATAATAGGTTGTATTCTTTTCATCAGCCAATTTTCCTAGAAAATTTAATCGATTATCACGAATTTCATTCTTCCTGACAATGCAACGAGTCCAAAGTCAAGGAACGAGCTATCGGGAAAATTACAAGGCCTATTTCTTTCTTGTAAAATGCCCAAGATGGTTCGAGAAATCAGGAACGATAGTTAAAAAAGTAGGGGGAAGGGGAAATTGTCGGTGAATGTATAAGTACCTGTGACGGATTAATGGAGCGTAGTTTCTGCAAACGTGTCTCAGGACGATAAGTCGTAACATGGTTTACGAGGAAAAAACTTTACCTCCGTTCACCTGCAAGAATCACTCTCAAGTCTTGCTAGCGATGCACGATGTAAGGACTAACACTTTTGCATAAGGATTCTTTAATTTAGaagtttcctttctttttctttctcttcttttttttttttgcgaaacgtTTTTTCCGACCTTTTTAATCTCATTACACCGGTatacgatttttatttttacagctATGCTTCGTAGATTATTTGTACTCGGAACAATCGGATTTGCTCGATGTGACTTAGAAACTATTTTCAGTATTAAATTTGACAACTAATACGGTTGTAACATATCCTTCTTTCAATATACCTTTTTCCATATTACGTACCTATGGAAGAATTTGAAAACAAGTTCGGTTTATAATCGGCTCCTCTCGGAAATACATTTAGCCGATGAGATATCTTCATTAACATAACtgttaaatttaaaattgatatttcgGGACAAGCGAATTTTTATGCGGTCACGTAAACGATCGGACTACGCATCTTTAACGATATTACTATTTTCAAAAGCCTACGCTGATACATGGGGGAAACTACATCAAAGAAGGTAAGGACTCGGCAAAGAGCACCTGCCTGATCTTTTCACTCAAAGAAGAGGACTCCGTCGGAGCGTTGAGCAAATATCTTAAACTTTTCGCTGTAAGTACCATCAATGTCGTCCATTAGCGAGAAATACATCGAGTATCATCGTAGCGACAAAATTGAACGTAGAAATTAGATTTGTTTCGCAATAATTTCAACTTTGATTTCATTCGCAGGAACACAAGGTTAATCTGTCGCATATAGAATCCAGAAGCTCCCTCCGTCGAGCGAATATGTACGAGTTTATGGTGGAATGCGTGCCTGGCGGAGACCTTGGAACAGTGATTGAAAAACTGCGGCAACAATGCAGCTACTTCTCGATCATTTCTAGGTGAATGTTTAATAATGAAGAAGGATTTTTGAATATCCTTTTACACATAAAATAATCTTACGTATTTTACGAATCATAAATATTTGAGAACTAACATTTTACAGAATTCTTTCATTTTTAGGCAGATGTCCTTTAATTTTCAATGttattcatatttatagaaATCACAAAGATAACATGGGAACCGTACCATGGTTTCCAAGAAGAATCAGAGATCTGGACAAGTTTGCCAATCAAATTCTCTCGTATGGAGCGGAATTGGACAGCGATCATCCTGGATTCACGGATCCTGTTTATCGACAAAGGCGCAAATACTTTGCAGATTTGGCGTTCAATTACAAATAGTGAGTCCTATTGCAGGAAATGGAAAATATATACAGGCATTCGTAACGCTACTCTTATATTTTCCTAGTGGTCAACCGATACCAAGGGTGGAGTATACCAAAGAAGAAATCGAAACGTGGGGTGTAGTTTTTAGAAACTTAACGAAGCTTTATCCAAAGTATGCCTGCAAGGAACATAATCACGTGTTTCCTTTGCTGATCGAAAATTGTGGCTACAGAGAGGACAATATTCCACAATTGGAGGACATATCAAACTTTTTAAAAGGTATTAGTCGTTTTATTCAACCTGATAGACGATAgtaatatcttttatttccaattttGAGATACTGAATTTCTACGATATTCGTGAAACAACATCAAATAACGGCAACGAGATTTGTGTATTTTCACCTGTCGTTATTATCAGCTgttcttcttaatttttccgaTATTCTTAAATATCTGCATAGATTGCACCGGTTTCACTCTTCGACCTGTGGCTGGCCTTCTATCTTCGCGTGACTTCTTAGCTGGTCTGGCTTTCAGAGTATTTCACTGCACGCAGTACATTAGGCACGGTAGTAAACCATTGTACACGCCTGAACCTGACATTTGTCACGAAGTACTGGGTCACGTTCCCTTGTTCGCTGATCCGTCATTCGCACAATTTTGTCAAGTCGTTGGCTTGGCGTCTCTCGGATCTCCCGACGAGTACATTGAAAAATTAGCTACGGTAATTTCGAAAGATTTCCTTTCATTCGCTATTTATTCGTAGTTCTTTATCCGATTATCCATTTCGTAGGCTATGTCGTAAACGAAAAGAGAACATGTAAAATTTGTTGCAGTGCTTCTGGTTTACGGTCGAGTACGGCCTGTGCCAACAAAATGGCGAGCTAAAGGCATACGGTGCTGGATTGCTTTCGTCTTTCGGCGAACTCGAGTATTGTTTGAGCGACAAACCAGAATTGCGTCCTTTCGAACCAGCAAAGACAGCGTTGCAAAAGTATCCGATAACCGAGTACCAGCCTGTCTATTACGTTGCCGAGAATTTCGAGGACGCCAAACAGAAAATGATGTAAAGTTGACCGATCTAAGTTTTCAGCATGCTTATCGTCTTATCGCGAGTGAAAgaaagatttttatttattatgaaaACTTTTCATCTTCGGAGTTGCGTCAAATTTATCGTTAGTCAACGATGCACGCGATTTAAAAGTATGCATGCAATTATATAATCGCGCAACATAACGATTCGTGTAACTTTCATCTCTATTACGCCACAGAATTACGAGAATCCATAGTTTCTTGCCTCTTACTGCGTATAATGACTTTTAACTTACGCGATCGGCCATTCTAAACAATAAATTGCTATAAATACAGTATAAGGGAGGGAGAATCGCTAGTTCTTCCTTCCACTCTCtttttatcgaattatcgatcgaacgattattctattctatttttgttcgCAGTAAATTCACAGAGAGTATACCGAGGAAGTTTGGAGTGAGATACGACCCGTATACCCAGAGCATTAGCATAATCGACAGCAAGCATCAAATCGAGGATCTTGTGCACAACGTGAATCAAGAAGTACAAATTTTGATGGACGCTTTAAGAAAATTGAGGCAATAGAATTTTCACGTAATCTTATCGATTAACCACGTTACATATAGTAGATATTTAACAATGCGAAACTGTTTatacgatgaaataaaataaaacagcaAGAAGAGATGAAATACTTTCGAATTTAGTCCATTTCGAGGGAAATTGTTTTTCAAtctgaaatgaaaaagaaacgatcaATGACTCGAAGACGAACCATATGACCACGATAATGTCGCTGTTTTTAGGAACCTTTATTTGCACGttgaatatgtatataattctcAAATTTTTATACCATAATTTAcaatcatacgtgagaaaagtTATTGTCTTAATACGTAATAGCCTGCAGATACGTTTATCGGGATTCGGCTAATTCATCGGAATGTATATGAATCCTATGtttcaataaatatatgtataatacgtataatatgtatacatacatatgtataatccATCTAACACGATCATGATCGTAAAATATATCGATTTCGATGCCATACACACGGGTATAATACACGTTGTTTCTCTATAGACACGTACATTTACAAATAGCTTATTATCGTGATACATTTacaacaaaatatattattgtacTTTCCTTTTTTCGCCTTCTtaaccatatatatatacaaggtAAATTTGTTGTATTAGACGCCAGTGTTTTTCTAACAAGCGGTAGGTTCGTGAGAGAAATAGGACACGCGTTTTCTGTTTGTTTCTCTTTCGTCGTAAAATCTATCGTTTACGAAAAAAAAGACGCTGAgaattcgtaacaaaaataccttgtatacatacatatgtaaatataccctgtttttttttttttttttaaattcggTTCTCTTTAGTTTCTATGTGGTCCGGtgaataacaaaaataattctcaAACTTTATCGTCCGAGATGCACATGTATTTTGAACACAAAGCGTTCGATCAGAGTTCCAAGTAATTTTACCTGTGTTTTGTACTTTTTCAAATCAATCAAACGACTATTCTTTTGTTATTATCCGACTCAAAGAGTCAGTTCACGCATACGCTGTCACCGAGTGGATAAACTTTATACAGAATttttacacatatgtatatacgtcgTGGGAGATACAAAATGGCCCCTTAAACTTCGAGGAATAAATGTCGACGTTTCGGAGAATTATCTCGTGTCGATCGTAAATAAATAACGAAGGAGTTTTGCAGCGATTCTTTAGTATGGTACTTTCTATATAAATTGAACAGACAAATATAGACGATATGCAAGAGAATTTTGACACTCGAGAATGTGCCACAACGATAAAAAGTACCATAGATCTGAATTCTTTACCATTTCTTTAGCACAAAAAATCTCTCATTTTGGTCGAATTTTTGCTCGATCAAAGCAAACAGAGGTCCTCATCATCTGCGTTATAATTTGCGTTACAAACACGATGTCGCTTCTTACACGGAATATCTTTTGTACATACATCTcacatttgtataaaaatacgaaatccTTCGTGTCTCGTTCCTGCGCGAGACGCGAACGGAATAGCATGACGCGTTTCGATTCGCGACGATATCCGTTCCATCTTGGACGAATCCCCGATCAAATTTCTTTTCAACTTCAAATATCAGTTCCTTAACCGAAGAATTTCAACGGAGATCCCCGATAGAGAATCAAAGAAAGGGACTTTTTCAATTTTGCGACGATCTCTGTTGTTGATTCGCGGATGGCTCTATCTCGTTATACAGTATGTCCGCTTGATGTGGACACATTTGGAAAGGCACGAGATCCGGTGGGTTGCCATTTTGTCGCGTTGGTGCTTGCTGTTGAGACTGTTGCTGCTGATGTTGCAGCTGCTGGTGCTGCTGCTGTTGCGTTTGGATCATCGTACCTACGTTACCTTGCGCTGTAGTCGACATCGTTGGCACTGGACTGACCGTCAATGGATGAGAGAACAACTCTGTAGGCACGATTGGCACTGGAACGGTAATCGGTAAAGGAAGAACGTTTACTCCTTGAACGTTACTAGACGTTGGCAACTGAACGTTCGAATTGTTCGTATTGCACCTATTCATCTGTTGACACGTATTCGCAGTATTGTACGGCATGCCCGTCTAAAAAAGTATTTGTGATTTACAAAACAAATGATGTGAATCATGATTTGACCCATCGATGATGGCTTAGCGCACTTGCATGAAAATATCTAATCGTAGAAAACATCAACGTGCTTATAAAAATACTTACATTGAGCAACGGCGATAAAATACCGTATCTAGCGATGAACAACTGTTCCGACACTCTTCGTAACTCTTCTTGCTGATGCACTATTAATTGTTGCAGTTCTTCGTGTTTCCGTTGCAGCTCGTCTTGAATTTGATTCTGTGCTGGTGTCATCACGATATCTTGCTGATGTAACATCTACAAATACGCAGATACTTATGTACGATACGCTGTATCCTCAGCAGCGTTTCAACGACAAActgatttcataaaaatatattggCTGCGTTTCaatttcgaacaacctaataatCGTTGCTTTACCTCGTGTGTTGGCAATGTGGATATAATTGGCGCGGCAGGAGTTACGAAGCCTGTGCTAACCACAGGTTGCAAATTAACAGTCGTGTACTGCGCCTGTTCCATAAAGTTGATGCAACTTTGATCAACCTCTAACAAAGATTGTTGTTGCgactgttgctgctgctgctgctgctgttgttgctgctgttgtctGTTATCGATTTGAGGCATTTGAGTTTTCGACGGCACAGAGCTGTTCGCCGAGGCGCCTTTCGATCGTGAAACGTGCGTTATCTGCGAATGCGGCGAGCTTTGCATAGACGCCGACATCGACGAACTATCGGAGCTCTCCACGTGATGTCGTGGCCGTGTGTTCGATGCTATCGATTTCGACGTTTTCGACGATTTCGCCGGCCATTGTGTCGGAGGCACTGGACGAGACGCGGTCACCTGTAGGAAGATCGCGCACACGTTATTCTACAGAATGTCTGGAATAGTACGATCATGGAATTTAATAGCCACGACATTACGTTCAGGCACGTATAAGATTTACACAAGTAAATTCACCTGCTGTTCCACTGGCATCAGAACATCCTGACTCTGCTCCTTGTTAAAACTTTCCGACTCCTTACGCAATTCCTTAATCACATCGATGTAACTGACAACGTAATGCGTGCAGACGATAAATTCAGGCTTCGAATTCCACTGATTGTACGTGATATAAAATCTAGTTTGCAACCATATCCATTGTTGCCCCTTCGTGAGGAATCTGTAGTAAC from Bombus vancouverensis nearcticus chromosome 9, iyBomVanc1_principal, whole genome shotgun sequence encodes the following:
- the LOC117158806 gene encoding mitochondrial basic amino acids transporter isoform X2, translated to MQTQDYRNPKYKGNWDCFRTLLAKESVAGLYRGMSSPLAGVALVNAVIFGVYGQTQKYIPDPASLTSYFAAGALAGIVQSPICSPIELAKTRMQLQASAARFSGPLQCLKHAYTREGYRGVFKGLNVTLLREAPSFGVYFLVYEALTKMPDNVPVSTPRMLLAGGLAGTASWVISYPLDVIKSRIQADGNRYAGLIDCVRQSVKTEGYSCLYRGLSSTIVRAFPTNAVTFTAVMWTFRLLGRENVETKKEEEQISMESIGESLDMREPFLEQWNNFLTSVSRRMATRGLPYSTLSMTSTDELKLEWSVQYKDNEKWTKEGVKYGEQTRGDKFGREEDEKPTTSKEDVENSKELVEKKVDRTVRR
- the Hn gene encoding phenylalanine hydroxylase isoform X2, which translates into the protein MYAKAIAKSRPMSQNDTCDSSILDKPTLIHGGNYIKEGKDSAKSTCLIFSLKEEDSVGALSKYLKLFAEHKVNLSHIESRSSLRRANMYEFMVECVPGGDLGTVIEKLRQQCSYFSIISRNHKDNMGTVPWFPRRIRDLDKFANQILSYGAELDSDHPGFTDPVYRQRRKYFADLAFNYKYGQPIPRVEYTKEEIETWGVVFRNLTKLYPKYACKEHNHVFPLLIENCGYREDNIPQLEDISNFLKDCTGFTLRPVAGLLSSRDFLAGLAFRVFHCTQYIRHGSKPLYTPEPDICHEVLGHVPLFADPSFAQFCQVVGLASLGSPDEYIEKLATCFWFTVEYGLCQQNGELKAYGAGLLSSFGELEYCLSDKPELRPFEPAKTALQKYPITEYQPVYYVAENFEDAKQKMIKFTESIPRKFGVRYDPYTQSISIIDSKHQIEDLVHNVNQEVQILMDALRKLRQ
- the LOC117158806 gene encoding mitochondrial basic amino acids transporter isoform X3 codes for the protein MSSPLAGVALVNAVIFGVYGQTQKYIPDPASLTSYFAAGALAGIVQSPICSPIELAKTRMQLQASAARFSGPLQCLKHAYTREGYRGVFKGLNVTLLREAPSFGVYFLVYEALTKMPDNVPVSTPRMLLAGGLAGTASWVISYPLDVIKSRIQADGNRYAGLIDCVRQSVKTEGYSCLYRGLSSTIVRAFPTNAVTFTAVMWTFRLLGRENVETKKEEEQISMESIGESLDMREPFLEQWNNFLTSVSRRMATRGLPYSTLSMTSTDELKLEWSVQYKDNEKWTKEGVKYGEQTRGDKFGREEDEKPTTSKEDVENSKELVEKKVDRTVRR
- the LOC117158806 gene encoding mitochondrial basic amino acids transporter isoform X1, whose product is MALDFFAGCVGGCAGIVVGYPLDTIKVHMQTQDYRNPKYKGNWDCFRTLLAKESVAGLYRGMSSPLAGVALVNAVIFGVYGQTQKYIPDPASLTSYFAAGALAGIVQSPICSPIELAKTRMQLQASAARFSGPLQCLKHAYTREGYRGVFKGLNVTLLREAPSFGVYFLVYEALTKMPDNVPVSTPRMLLAGGLAGTASWVISYPLDVIKSRIQADGNRYAGLIDCVRQSVKTEGYSCLYRGLSSTIVRAFPTNAVTFTAVMWTFRLLGRENVETKKEEEQISMESIGESLDMREPFLEQWNNFLTSVSRRMATRGLPYSTLSMTSTDELKLEWSVQYKDNEKWTKEGVKYGEQTRGDKFGREEDEKPTTSKEDVENSKELVEKKVDRTVRR
- the Hn gene encoding phenylalanine hydroxylase isoform X1, with the protein product MVYEEKTLPPFTCKNHSQVLLAMHDPTLIHGGNYIKEGKDSAKSTCLIFSLKEEDSVGALSKYLKLFAEHKVNLSHIESRSSLRRANMYEFMVECVPGGDLGTVIEKLRQQCSYFSIISRNHKDNMGTVPWFPRRIRDLDKFANQILSYGAELDSDHPGFTDPVYRQRRKYFADLAFNYKYGQPIPRVEYTKEEIETWGVVFRNLTKLYPKYACKEHNHVFPLLIENCGYREDNIPQLEDISNFLKDCTGFTLRPVAGLLSSRDFLAGLAFRVFHCTQYIRHGSKPLYTPEPDICHEVLGHVPLFADPSFAQFCQVVGLASLGSPDEYIEKLATCFWFTVEYGLCQQNGELKAYGAGLLSSFGELEYCLSDKPELRPFEPAKTALQKYPITEYQPVYYVAENFEDAKQKMIKFTESIPRKFGVRYDPYTQSISIIDSKHQIEDLVHNVNQEVQILMDALRKLRQ